Proteins encoded within one genomic window of Mya arenaria isolate MELC-2E11 chromosome 13, ASM2691426v1:
- the LOC128213542 gene encoding elongation of very long chain fatty acids protein 7-like, producing the protein MAELYTKAVKFYDETLGKYEDPRVEDWFMMSSPIPSFLICMLYVVIIKLGPWLMKDREPFCLRKILLVYNFAMVFLSTFCFLEYGLSGWFTGYSLGCQEVDYSNSPKALRMANVCWWFYFSKFIELLDTIFFVLRKKFNQCTFLHVFHHAIMPVSWWFGVRFVAGGFGTFHAMLNSFIHMVMYFYYFLSALGPKYQKYLWWKRYMTKMQIIQFLVVTIHSVQLLWMKNCNYPTVFVYWILSYALIFLIMFGNFYVQAYRKSHKDSHTGNGSTVTNGKQKKH; encoded by the exons ATGGCAGAACTGTATACCAAGGCTGTGAAGTTTTACGATGAGACGCTAGGAAAATATGAAG ATCCACGTGTTGAGGACTGGTTTATGATGTCATCACCAATACCCAGCTTTTTGATCTGTATGCTCTATGTGGTCATCATTAAGCTGGGCCCATGGCTTATGAAAGACAGGGAACCATTTTGTCTCAGGAAAATTCTGCTTGTTTACAACTTTGCTATGGTGTTCCTCTCAACTTTTTGCTTTCTTGAG TATGGGTTGTCTGGCTGGTTCACCGGATACTCTTTAGGCTGTCAAGAAGTGGATTACTCCAATTCACCAAAGGCTCTAAGG atGGCTAATGTGTgttggtggttttatttttccaAGTTCATTGAACTGCTAGATACC ATTTTCTTTGTGTTGAGGAAGAAGTTTAATCAGTGTACATTTCTACACGTGTTCCATCACGCCATCATGCCAGTTTCCTGGTGGTTTGGGGTGCGGTTTGTCGCAG GAGGTTTTGGCACGTTCCACGCAATGCTGAACTCTTTTATACACATGGTGATGTACTTTTACTACTTCCTGTCCGCCCTGGGACCAAAATACCAGAAGTACCTGTGGTGGAAGAGGTACATGACCAAAATGCAAATA ATTCAGTTTCTGGTAGTGACCATCCATTCTGTACAGCTGCTATGGATGAAAAACTGCAACTACCCTACAGTCTTTGTATATTGGATCCTATCTTATGCTCTTATATTCCTCATTATGTTCGGGAACTTCTACGTTCAAGCATATCGGAAGAGTCATAAAGATAGCCATACAGGCAACGGGTCTACTGTAACCAATGGAAAACAGAAGAAACATTGA